From a region of the Malania oleifera isolate guangnan ecotype guangnan chromosome 12, ASM2987363v1, whole genome shotgun sequence genome:
- the LOC131143778 gene encoding uncharacterized protein LOC131143778 isoform X3, with protein MPTEVDLHGKRTHNFIMEHSKSCKELLYDSLQYGSDQSASLGFVLDSTSSINTNTRPPELGILDVKPVLNYSIQTGEEFALEFMRDRVNTRKAFIPNNAGEHNNYATGYMDLRGILGNGYTGSDGGSDISVSTIVEKGLKEFEGKNSLYEDRSNHDPMQSVEQNSSGNGSGRGDAHGYDSSRACHSFLTKMKILCSFGGKILPRPSDGKLRYVGGETHIICISKNISWDELKQKTLTIFNQARTIKYQLPGEDLDALVSVSCHEDLQNMMEECNTLEETEGSTKLRMFLFSRSDLDDAYHGLGSLDGDSEVQYVVAVNGMDIGSRENSTLHGLAKSSASNLDELDGQSIEGGTGKAATDSVGTSTSPFTGNFVASSIQPTRLTLPGSSNAYENHAKFRHDQVIHHGKPPGKSSVSMPICGNLTEGHAFPGLDVEDPEMLVKKVKLKSDGSVQPACHRETLSLSQNDYVAPLEPKTYDGEVMRYVPVEEATVAVSVPGNERKHQEHVQTSLYPDVNPIQGPICNEDDHCHTFSSAFARGHADSESDPIDLSYLEPPALPQRVFNSERIPREQSALLNRLSKSDDSLGSQLLLSHSHPDTMAHDPINQSTEKLHNGNQAPQNEQFMSTAKPLYMESLTIDDGLAQLQKYRVFADAIGQKNKKLSADESEFDWKQKVPNILCCKDAANEGQNQKADFEMTSVDFKNLHVELTAEAKPEVPVVSEATSLKHDDNNSSWLPEPNWDEMVGKDSCDENQGHVQTFAWVESSMMDASEGEISHAIPSTKQGDILIDINDRFPRDFLSDIFSKEVLSEDSSGTSVLHKDGVALSLNMENHEPQHWSFFQKLAQDGNVSLIDQNHIDFSSGQTQVDEVSPGSYHVTPLMGELVPTSHVGSQTNFSEDNHKELPATMGADSIVLHSHYNRSMVKGTESMEFDGMSENLGTHMEHEDGKFFKNIGLPPLDPSLEDLDINTLQQVIKNDDLEELKELGSGTFGTVYHEKWRGTDVAIKRIKKSCFTGRSSEQERLIVLLGQYLPTSPLLPQRYLDCRKRLIIAMDAAFGMEYLHSKNIVHFDLKCDNLLVNMKDPLRPICKVGDFGLSKIKRNTLVSGGVRGTLPWMAPELLNGSSIKVSEKVDVFSFGIVLWEILTGEEPYANMHYGAIIGGIVSNTLRPTIPSFCDTEWRILMEQCWDPNPAARPSFTEIARRLREMSVATHIKPSCHKASK; from the exons ATGCCCACTGAAGTAGATTTACATGGAAAGAGAACTCATAATTTTATAATGGAACATTCAAAAAGTTGTAAAGAATTGCTGTATGATTCCCTGCAATATGGAAGTGATCAATCTGCTTCCCTGGGATTTGTGTTGGATTCTACGAGCAGCATAAATACTAATACAAGACCTCCAGAATTAGGTATATTAGACGTTAAACCTGTACTTAATTACTCCATACAGACGGGTGAGGAGTTTGCTCTTGAATTTATGCGTGATCGTGTGAATACCAGGAAAGCTTTTATTCCAAATAATGCTGGCGAACACAACAATTATGCAACAGGCTACATGGATCTCAGAGGCATTTTGGGTAACGGTTATACCGGGTCTGACGGTGGATCAGATATTTCAGTGTCGACCATAGTAGAAAAAGGTTTGAAAGAATTTGAGGGAAAAAACTCTTTATATGAAGACCGAAGTAACCATGACCCTATGCAATCAGTAGAACAAAATTCTTCAGGCAATGGAAGTGGTCGAGGAGATGCTCATGGGTATGACTCTTCTCGAGCATGTCATAGTTTTCTTACAAAAATGAAGATTCTCTGCAGCTTTGGAGGGAAAATTCTACCACGGCCAAGTGATGGGAAGCTCAGGTATGTTGGCGGTGAAACACACATCATATGCATTAGCAAGAATATTTCCTGGGATGAGCTTAAGCAGAAAACATTAACAATTTTTAACCAAGCTCGTACAATTAAATATCAGCTCCCTGGGGAGGATCTCGATGCCTTGGTTTCTGTGTCCTGTCATGAGGACCTTCAAAATATGATGGAAGAATGCAACACACTTGAGGAGACAGAAGGATCAACTAAACTCAGGATGTTTCTGTTCTCCAGAAGTGATTTGGATGATGCTTATCATGGTCTGGGGAGCCTGGATGGTGATTCTGAAGTACAGTATGTTGTTGCTGTGAATGGCATGGACATCGGATCCAGAGAAAACTCTACTCTGCATGGTTTGGCTAAATCTTCAGCAAGTAATTTAGATGAGTTAGATGGACAGTCTATTGAGGGGGGGACAGGTAAAGCTGCAACAGACTCAGTTGGGACTAGTACTTCACCCTTCACAGGAAATTTTGTTGCATCATCAATTCAACCTACTCGATTGACTCTACCAGGTTCATCCAATGCCTATGAAAACCATGCAAAATTTCGTCATGACCAGGTGATTCATCATGGTAAGCCTCCTGGCAAAAGTTCTGTTTCGATGCCTATTTGTGGGAATTTAACTGAAGGGCATGCATTCCCTGGCTTAGATGTTGAGGATCCTGAAATGCTAGTGAAAAAGGTGAAACTGAAAAGTGATGGTTCAGTTCAACCTGCGTGTCACCGTGAAACACTTAGTCTCTCACAAAATGATTATGTTGCGCCATTGGAGCCTAAGACATATGATGGTGAAGTGATGAGATATGTTCCAGTTGAAGAAGCAACTGTTGCTGTTTCTGTGCCTGGAAATGAGAGAAAACACCAAGAACATGTGCAGACTTCTTTGTACCCTGATGTTAATCCAATTCAAGGTCCCATATGTAATGAAGATGACCATTGTCATACATTTAGTAGTGCATTTGCTCGTGGACATGCTGACTCTGAGTCTGATCCAATTGATTTGAGCTACCTTGAGCCACCTGCACTTCCTCAAAGAGTCTTTAATTCTGAGAGAATTCCTCGAGAGCAATCAGCATTGCTTAACCGTTTATCAAAGTCTGATGATTCACTTGGTTCTCAGCTTCTCCTGTCTCACTCACATCCTGATACTATGGCACATGATCCAATCAACCAATCCACTGAAAAATTGCACAATGGAAATCAAGCTCCTCAAAATGAGCAATTCATGTCAACTGCAAAGCCACTTTATATGGAGTCTCTAACAATTGATGATGGACTGGCACAGCTTCAAAAGTACAGAGTGTTTGCTGATGCGATAGGCCAGAAGAATAAAAAGCTTTCTGCAGATGAGTCAGAGTTTGACTGGAAGCAGAAAGTCCCAAACATTTTATGTTGTAAAGATGCTGCGAATGAGGGTCAAAATCAAAAGGCTGACTTTGAAATGACCTCTGTTGACTTTAAAAATTTACATGTTGAGTTAACAGCAGAAGCTAAACCAGAAGTTCCTGTGGTGAGTGAAGCAACTTCTCTGAAACATGATGACAATAATTCATCTTGGCTTCCAGAGCCTAACTGGGATGAAATGGTGGGCAAGGATTCTTGTGATGAGAATCAGGGGCATGTTCAAACTTTTGCTTGGGTGGAGAGCTCAATGATGGATGCTTCTGAGGGTGAAATTTCTCATGCGATTCCCAGTACAAAGCAGGGAGATATTCTTATTGATATTAATGACCGATTCCCTCGTGATTTCCTTTCTGACATTTTCTCCAAAGAAGTACTCTCTGAGGATTCCTCTGGAACTAGCGTGCTGCACAAAGATGGAGTTGCATTAAGCTTGAACATGGAAAACCATGAACCCCAGCACTGGTCATTTTTCCAGAAATTGGCGCAAGATGGGAATGTTTCTCTTATTGATCAGAATCATATTGATTTTTCATCTGGACAGACACAGGTTGACGAGGTATCTCCTGGATCTTATCATGTTACACCTTTAATGGGAGAGCTAGttcccacaagccatgtgggttCTCAGACTAATTTTAGTGAAGACAATCACAAAGAACTGCCTGCTACAATGGGAGCAGATTCCATAGTTTTGCATTCACATTACAATCGTTCCATGGTGAAAGGAACTGAAAGTATGGAGTTTGATGGTATGTCGGAGAACTTAGGAACACACATGGAGCATGAg GATGGGAAGTTTTTCAAGAATATTGGTTTACCTCCTCTTGATCCTTCTTTGGAAGATCTTGATATCAACACTTTGCAG CAGGTTATAAAGAATGACGATCTTGAAGAGCTGAAGGAATTGGGCTCTGGAACATTTGGGACTGTTTATCATGAAAAATGGAGGGGTACAGATGTTGCCATCAAACGAATAAAGAAGAGCTGCTTCACTGGTCGATCATCAGAGCAAGAGAGATTG ATTGTGCTTCTTGGTCAATACCTGCCTACCTCTCCCCTTCTTCCCCAAAG GTATCTTGATTGTCGCAAGCGACTCATAATTGCCATGGATGCAGCTTTTGGAATGGAATATTTGCATTCGAAGAATATTGTGCATTTTGATCTTAAATGTGACAACTTGCTCGTAAACATGAAAGATCCTTTACGGCCTATTTGCAAG GTAGGTGACTTTGGCCTGTCTAAAATTAAGCGAAATACCTTGGTTTCTGGTGGCGTAAGAGGCACCCTGCCGTGGATGGCTCCAGAGCTGCTGAATGGCAGCAGCATTAAGGTGTCTGAAAAG GTTGACGTGTTTTCCTTTGGTATTGTCTTATGGGAGATTCTCACTGGAGAGGAGCCTTATGCCAATATGCACTATGGTGCAATCATAG
- the LOC131143778 gene encoding uncharacterized protein LOC131143778 isoform X5, whose amino-acid sequence MPTEVDLHGKRTHNFIMEHSKSCKELLYDSLQYGSDQSASLGFVLDSTSSINTNTRPPELGILDVKPVLNYSIQTGEEFALEFMRDRVNTRKAFIPNNAGEHNNYATGYMDLRGILGNGYTGSDGGSDISVSTIVEKGLKEFEGKNSLYEDRSNHDPMQSVEQNSSGNGSGRGDAHGYDSSRACHSFLTKMKILCSFGGKILPRPSDGKLRYVGGETHIICISKNISWDELKQKTLTIFNQARTIKYQLPGEDLDALVSVSCHEDLQNMMEECNTLEETEGSTKLRMFLFSRSDLDDAYHGLGSLDGDSEVQYVVAVNGMDIGSRENSTLHGLAKSSASNLDELDGQSIEGGTGKAATDSVGTSTSPFTGNFVASSIQPTRLTLPGSSNAYENHAKFRHDQVIHHGKPPGKSSVSMPICGNLTEGHAFPGLDVEDPEMLVKKVKLKSDGSVQPACHRETLSLSQNDYVAPLEPKTYDGEVMRYVPVEEATVAVSVPGNERKHQEHVQTSLYPDVNPIQGPICNEDDHCHTFSSAFARGHADSESDPIDLSYLEPPALPQRVFNSERIPREQSALLNRLSKSDDSLGSQLLLSHSHPDTMAHDPINQSTEKLHNGNQAPQNEQFMSTAKPLYMESLTIDDGLAQLQKYRVFADAIGQKNKKLSADESEFDWKQKVPNILCCKDAANEGQNQKADFEMTSVDFKNLHVELTAEAKPEVPVVSEATSLKHDDNNSSWLPEPNWDEMVGKDSCDENQGHVQTFAWVESSMMDASEGEISHAIPSTKQGDILIDINDRFPRDFLSDIFSKEVLSEDSSGTSVLHKDGVALSLNMENHEPQHWSFFQKLAQDGNVSLIDQNHIDFSSGQTQVDEVSPGSYHVTPLMGELVPTSHVGSQTNFSEDNHKELPATMGADSIVLHSHYNRSMVKGTESMEFDGMSENLGTHMEHEDGKFFKNIGLPPLDPSLEDLDINTLQQVIKNDDLEELKELGSGTFGTVYHEKWRGTDVAIKRIKKSCFTGRSSEQERLVS is encoded by the exons ATGCCCACTGAAGTAGATTTACATGGAAAGAGAACTCATAATTTTATAATGGAACATTCAAAAAGTTGTAAAGAATTGCTGTATGATTCCCTGCAATATGGAAGTGATCAATCTGCTTCCCTGGGATTTGTGTTGGATTCTACGAGCAGCATAAATACTAATACAAGACCTCCAGAATTAGGTATATTAGACGTTAAACCTGTACTTAATTACTCCATACAGACGGGTGAGGAGTTTGCTCTTGAATTTATGCGTGATCGTGTGAATACCAGGAAAGCTTTTATTCCAAATAATGCTGGCGAACACAACAATTATGCAACAGGCTACATGGATCTCAGAGGCATTTTGGGTAACGGTTATACCGGGTCTGACGGTGGATCAGATATTTCAGTGTCGACCATAGTAGAAAAAGGTTTGAAAGAATTTGAGGGAAAAAACTCTTTATATGAAGACCGAAGTAACCATGACCCTATGCAATCAGTAGAACAAAATTCTTCAGGCAATGGAAGTGGTCGAGGAGATGCTCATGGGTATGACTCTTCTCGAGCATGTCATAGTTTTCTTACAAAAATGAAGATTCTCTGCAGCTTTGGAGGGAAAATTCTACCACGGCCAAGTGATGGGAAGCTCAGGTATGTTGGCGGTGAAACACACATCATATGCATTAGCAAGAATATTTCCTGGGATGAGCTTAAGCAGAAAACATTAACAATTTTTAACCAAGCTCGTACAATTAAATATCAGCTCCCTGGGGAGGATCTCGATGCCTTGGTTTCTGTGTCCTGTCATGAGGACCTTCAAAATATGATGGAAGAATGCAACACACTTGAGGAGACAGAAGGATCAACTAAACTCAGGATGTTTCTGTTCTCCAGAAGTGATTTGGATGATGCTTATCATGGTCTGGGGAGCCTGGATGGTGATTCTGAAGTACAGTATGTTGTTGCTGTGAATGGCATGGACATCGGATCCAGAGAAAACTCTACTCTGCATGGTTTGGCTAAATCTTCAGCAAGTAATTTAGATGAGTTAGATGGACAGTCTATTGAGGGGGGGACAGGTAAAGCTGCAACAGACTCAGTTGGGACTAGTACTTCACCCTTCACAGGAAATTTTGTTGCATCATCAATTCAACCTACTCGATTGACTCTACCAGGTTCATCCAATGCCTATGAAAACCATGCAAAATTTCGTCATGACCAGGTGATTCATCATGGTAAGCCTCCTGGCAAAAGTTCTGTTTCGATGCCTATTTGTGGGAATTTAACTGAAGGGCATGCATTCCCTGGCTTAGATGTTGAGGATCCTGAAATGCTAGTGAAAAAGGTGAAACTGAAAAGTGATGGTTCAGTTCAACCTGCGTGTCACCGTGAAACACTTAGTCTCTCACAAAATGATTATGTTGCGCCATTGGAGCCTAAGACATATGATGGTGAAGTGATGAGATATGTTCCAGTTGAAGAAGCAACTGTTGCTGTTTCTGTGCCTGGAAATGAGAGAAAACACCAAGAACATGTGCAGACTTCTTTGTACCCTGATGTTAATCCAATTCAAGGTCCCATATGTAATGAAGATGACCATTGTCATACATTTAGTAGTGCATTTGCTCGTGGACATGCTGACTCTGAGTCTGATCCAATTGATTTGAGCTACCTTGAGCCACCTGCACTTCCTCAAAGAGTCTTTAATTCTGAGAGAATTCCTCGAGAGCAATCAGCATTGCTTAACCGTTTATCAAAGTCTGATGATTCACTTGGTTCTCAGCTTCTCCTGTCTCACTCACATCCTGATACTATGGCACATGATCCAATCAACCAATCCACTGAAAAATTGCACAATGGAAATCAAGCTCCTCAAAATGAGCAATTCATGTCAACTGCAAAGCCACTTTATATGGAGTCTCTAACAATTGATGATGGACTGGCACAGCTTCAAAAGTACAGAGTGTTTGCTGATGCGATAGGCCAGAAGAATAAAAAGCTTTCTGCAGATGAGTCAGAGTTTGACTGGAAGCAGAAAGTCCCAAACATTTTATGTTGTAAAGATGCTGCGAATGAGGGTCAAAATCAAAAGGCTGACTTTGAAATGACCTCTGTTGACTTTAAAAATTTACATGTTGAGTTAACAGCAGAAGCTAAACCAGAAGTTCCTGTGGTGAGTGAAGCAACTTCTCTGAAACATGATGACAATAATTCATCTTGGCTTCCAGAGCCTAACTGGGATGAAATGGTGGGCAAGGATTCTTGTGATGAGAATCAGGGGCATGTTCAAACTTTTGCTTGGGTGGAGAGCTCAATGATGGATGCTTCTGAGGGTGAAATTTCTCATGCGATTCCCAGTACAAAGCAGGGAGATATTCTTATTGATATTAATGACCGATTCCCTCGTGATTTCCTTTCTGACATTTTCTCCAAAGAAGTACTCTCTGAGGATTCCTCTGGAACTAGCGTGCTGCACAAAGATGGAGTTGCATTAAGCTTGAACATGGAAAACCATGAACCCCAGCACTGGTCATTTTTCCAGAAATTGGCGCAAGATGGGAATGTTTCTCTTATTGATCAGAATCATATTGATTTTTCATCTGGACAGACACAGGTTGACGAGGTATCTCCTGGATCTTATCATGTTACACCTTTAATGGGAGAGCTAGttcccacaagccatgtgggttCTCAGACTAATTTTAGTGAAGACAATCACAAAGAACTGCCTGCTACAATGGGAGCAGATTCCATAGTTTTGCATTCACATTACAATCGTTCCATGGTGAAAGGAACTGAAAGTATGGAGTTTGATGGTATGTCGGAGAACTTAGGAACACACATGGAGCATGAg GATGGGAAGTTTTTCAAGAATATTGGTTTACCTCCTCTTGATCCTTCTTTGGAAGATCTTGATATCAACACTTTGCAG CAGGTTATAAAGAATGACGATCTTGAAGAGCTGAAGGAATTGGGCTCTGGAACATTTGGGACTGTTTATCATGAAAAATGGAGGGGTACAGATGTTGCCATCAAACGAATAAAGAAGAGCTGCTTCACTGGTCGATCATCAGAGCAAGAGAGATTG GTATCTTGA